A single region of the Drosophila miranda strain MSH22 chromosome 2, D.miranda_PacBio2.1, whole genome shotgun sequence genome encodes:
- the LOC108154333 gene encoding solute carrier family 25 member 40 has product MSKEEKGAGSPEAPTLDSEINLGRGPRATKPRWKTGGSNDSDGGSSGSGGHTDTGSPKEKIKWKADEKPKKELNDPRFRIRPLQQVVSACTGAMITALFMTPLDVIKTRMQTQQSPSSKCFFYCNGLMDHLLPYHPNGPQQPPKPLFTNSLDALFKISRNEGPCALWSGLGPTLVSALPSTIIYYVAYEQFKARYIHIYEQYFKEKAGVVATMSSINSGDLPLPVVVPMLSGVTARICAVTVVSPIELVRTKMQAQPMTYAQMMGFVRNVLALQGIWGLWRGLPPTILRDVPFSGIYWPIYEHTKRTFGSSTQPSFGLSFVSGVLAGSVAALVTTPFDVVKTHEQIEFGERVIFTDSPTKDVHKRSTFSWLMAIYRSQGLPGLFAGYGPRLFKVAPACAIMISTFEYSKSYFFNYNVRQHNETLLLNNPNATLVEEDDIE; this is encoded by the coding sequence ATGTCGAAAGAAGAAAAAGGAGCAGGCAGTCCAGAGGCGCCTACCCTCGATTCCGAGATCAATCTGGGCCGTGGACCACGAGCCACTAAGCCCAGATGGAAGACCGGCGGCAGCAATGACAGCGATGGCGGCAGTAGTGGTAGCGGCGGACACACTGACACGGGATCCCCCAAAGAGAAGATCAAGTGGAAGGCCGACGAGAAGCCCAAGAAGGAGCTGAACGATCCACGCTTTCGCATCCGACCGCTGCAGCAGGTGGTCTCCGCCTGCACGGGGGCCATGATTACGGCCCTCTTCATGACGCCCCTGGACGTGATCAAGACGCGCATGCAGACGCAGCAGTCGCCCTCGAGCAAGTGTTTCTTCTACTGCAACGGCCTGATGGATCACCTCTTGCCCTACCACCCCAATGGGCCCCAGCAGCCGCCGAAGCCGCTGTTCACCAATTCCCTGGACGCCCTGTTCAAGATCAGTCGGAATGAGGGACCTTGTGCATTGTGGTCGGGCCTGGGACCCACTCTGGTGTCCGCCCTGCCATCGACCATCATCTACTATGTGGCCTACGAGCAGTTCAAGGCAAGGTACATCCATATCTACGAGCAGTACTTCAAGGAGAAAGCCGGCGTAGTGGCAACAATGTCCTCCATCAATTCGGGAGATCTTCCACTGCCTGTGGTGGTGCCCATGCTTTCTGGCGTGACGGCTCGGATCTGTGCCGTGACTGTTGTCAGTCCCATCGAGCTGGTGCGCACCAAGATGCAGGCCCAGCCCATGACCTATGCCCAGATGATGGGCTTCGTGAGGAACGTGCTTGCCCTGCAGGGAATCTGGGGGCTGTGGCGCGGACTTCCGCCCACAATTCTCAGAGATGTGCCCTTCTCGGGGATCTACTGGCCCATCTACGAGCACACGAAGCGGACTTTCGGCAGCAGCACTCAGCCCTCCTTCGGACTGAGCTTCGTCTCTGGGGTGCTGGCGGGATCGGTGGCTGCGCTGGTCACCACGCCCTTCGATGTGGTGAAGACCCACGAACAGATCGAGTTTGGGGAGCGCGTGATCTTCACGGACTCCCCGACGAAGGATGTGCACAAGCGATCCACCTTCAGCTGGCTGATGGCCATCTACCGCTCGCAGGGATTGCCCGGACTCTTCGCCGGCTACGGGCCCAGGCTGTTCAAGGTGGCCCCCGCCTGTGCCATCATGATATCCACCTTCGAGTACAGCAAGTCCTACTTCTTCAACTACAATGTGCGGCAGCACAACGAGACGCTGCTGCTGAACAACCCCAATGCCACGCTGGTGGAAGAGGACGACATCGAGTAG
- the LOC108154534 gene encoding uncharacterized protein LOC108154534, whose amino-acid sequence MRRPFIFVLFVTCILLGIVSADEDDDSSIGKQDISYEYKSKCTAESPSNCRHHELQEMVIELLKLTKDPPSDTPIKDWFGKVWSSIRNAVSKIIPKRFKKDD is encoded by the exons ATGAGGAGACCATTTATCTTTGTATTATTCGTTACTTGCATTCTTTTGGGAATAGTTTCCGCAGACGAGGACGATGACTCTTCCATAGGAAAGCAAGATATCAGCTATGAATATAAGTCCAAGTGTACAGCCGAATCTCCAAGCA ACTGCCGACATCACGAGCTGCAGGAAATGGTGATAGAACTTTTGAAATTAACAAAAGATCCTCCTAGTGACACGCCCATCAAAGATTGGTTTGGAAAAGTATGGAGCTCGATACGCAATGCCGTATCAAAGATTATACCCAAAAGGTTTAAAAAAGACGATTAA